From the genome of Candidatus Electrothrix communis, one region includes:
- the rpsR gene encoding 30S ribosomal protein S18, whose protein sequence is MAPRKKVFYRRKVCRFCADKEVVIDYKDVKVLKGFVTERGKIIPKRIYGTCAAHQRQVTEAIKRARHLALMPYTGSIQY, encoded by the coding sequence ATGGCTCCCCGTAAGAAAGTGTTTTACCGTAGAAAAGTTTGTAGATTCTGCGCTGACAAAGAAGTAGTTATTGATTATAAGGACGTGAAGGTCCTGAAAGGTTTTGTTACTGAGCGCGGTAAAATTATTCCGAAACGGATTTACGGCACCTGCGCAGCACATCAGCGCCAAGTGACCGAGGCTATTAAGCGAGCTCGGCATCTTGCCCTGATGCCCTATACCGGCTCTATTCAGTACTAA
- the greA gene encoding transcription elongation factor GreA, whose protein sequence is MVERIPMSKTGHVQLKEELEQLEKVERHEIVKAIEIARAHGDLKENAEYHAAKERQGMVEGRIMELKDKLGRAEVIDCTKVGTSRVVFGAVVTLVDMETDEEVSYQLLGPEESDVKKGSISVLAPLGHSMLGKEVGDEVVAKTPGGVREFEVMEIQAGPLC, encoded by the coding sequence ATGGTTGAACGTATCCCCATGTCCAAAACCGGACACGTACAGTTGAAAGAAGAGCTTGAGCAGTTGGAGAAGGTGGAGCGCCATGAAATTGTCAAGGCTATTGAGATTGCTCGCGCCCACGGAGACCTGAAAGAAAATGCTGAGTACCATGCGGCGAAAGAGCGGCAGGGGATGGTCGAAGGCCGGATCATGGAACTCAAGGATAAGCTGGGTAGAGCAGAGGTGATCGACTGCACAAAAGTCGGCACAAGTCGAGTCGTGTTCGGCGCAGTTGTTACCCTGGTGGACATGGAGACCGATGAAGAGGTGAGCTATCAACTGCTCGGCCCGGAAGAGTCTGACGTGAAAAAAGGTTCTATCTCGGTTTTGGCTCCTTTGGGGCATTCCATGTTGGGCAAGGAAGTCGGGGACGAGGTGGTGGCCAAGACGCCGGGCGGTGTCCGAGAATTTGAGGTTATGGAGATTCAGGCCGGTCCTCTATGCTGA
- the rpsF gene encoding 30S ribosomal protein S6, with translation MRHYETTYILRPNLGEEKFTEIIERTNAIIEGDNGSVIDIDRWGIKKLAYEIKKETQGYYICMNYAAPGSTIQEMERIFRIDENVLRYLTIKLDKGKEIDQTGVEQEKERIAAIAAALAAEAEELARQDEDVEGESKETVVKTAPEETETKVAAEETDKTAASEEGDSSEQEQVEQVKQDDSAE, from the coding sequence ATGCGTCATTACGAAACCACGTACATCCTTCGTCCCAATTTGGGCGAAGAAAAATTTACAGAAATTATTGAACGAACCAATGCCATTATTGAAGGTGATAATGGTTCGGTTATTGATATTGATCGTTGGGGTATCAAAAAGCTGGCCTATGAGATCAAAAAAGAAACGCAGGGTTATTATATCTGCATGAACTATGCTGCCCCCGGAAGCACGATCCAGGAGATGGAGCGTATTTTCCGTATTGATGAGAACGTTCTTCGTTATCTGACAATCAAGCTCGATAAAGGAAAAGAGATTGATCAAACAGGGGTAGAGCAAGAGAAAGAGAGGATTGCCGCTATTGCCGCCGCTCTTGCTGCTGAAGCAGAGGAACTTGCCAGGCAGGATGAGGACGTTGAGGGGGAGAGCAAAGAGACGGTTGTAAAGACCGCCCCCGAAGAGACGGAGACAAAGGTCGCTGCTGAAGAGACGGATAAAACCGCCGCCTCCGAAGAAGGCGATTCCTCAGAACAGGAGCAGGTCGAGCAGGTGAAGCAGGACGATTCAGCTGAATAG
- a CDS encoding DUF2232 domain-containing protein, with the protein MGRHGNSLQYNSPFLSARPLLVALFFFLPIAVPGLIGWLNGLLAVPIFLLLQIAADERTAGQQIRNGLLMAGLASLLMGRFPMFLFTLTMLPLGYSLHLSVARQKTPVESGAAGILVLGISWLIFWSMYGTMSGLNPYVALLTDMDAFLGQVIVVYRTSSDLPADVLYNLEQIIAGIRVLLPKILPGLLAGTVLITVSLNMVICRGVMRRLAPEKVFWPPYSDWRLPDKAVWLLILAFALLLVGTGGVKNVGTSLMLVSGLLYFFQGIAVVIHVLNRWNLPRAFRFFVYVILALQRYGMLLVVIVGIADTWANFRKLDHKENKDKTE; encoded by the coding sequence ATGGGACGACACGGAAACAGCTTGCAGTATAACAGCCCGTTTTTGAGCGCACGGCCATTATTGGTGGCTTTATTTTTTTTCTTGCCCATAGCTGTTCCGGGATTGATCGGTTGGTTGAATGGGTTACTTGCCGTTCCGATTTTTTTGCTGTTGCAAATAGCTGCTGATGAACGGACGGCTGGTCAACAGATCAGAAATGGCTTGTTGATGGCCGGTCTCGCTTCCCTGTTGATGGGGCGTTTCCCAATGTTTCTTTTTACATTGACGATGCTCCCTTTGGGATACAGTTTGCATCTGAGCGTAGCGCGGCAAAAAACACCGGTGGAATCCGGTGCCGCCGGAATACTGGTGCTGGGCATCTCGTGGCTGATTTTTTGGTCTATGTACGGCACCATGTCCGGGCTGAATCCCTATGTCGCTCTGCTCACCGATATGGATGCCTTTCTCGGGCAGGTCATTGTGGTGTATCGGACGAGTTCTGATTTGCCCGCAGATGTTCTGTATAATCTTGAGCAGATTATAGCGGGAATTCGCGTACTCCTACCGAAGATTCTTCCCGGCCTTCTTGCCGGAACGGTCTTGATAACCGTCAGTCTGAACATGGTTATCTGTAGAGGTGTGATGCGCAGGCTGGCACCGGAAAAGGTCTTTTGGCCCCCATACAGTGATTGGCGTTTGCCGGATAAGGCTGTGTGGCTTCTTATTTTAGCCTTTGCCCTTCTTCTTGTCGGCACAGGAGGGGTGAAAAATGTTGGCACAAGCTTGATGCTGGTTTCAGGGCTCTTGTATTTTTTTCAGGGCATTGCTGTTGTTATTCATGTCCTGAACCGTTGGAATCTCCCGCGTGCTTTTCGTTTTTTCGTCTATGTGATTCTTGCCCTGCAACGCTATGGCATGCTGCTTGTGGTTATTGTCGGAATAGCCGATACCTGGGCTAATTTTCGCAAGTTGGACCATAAAGAGAACAAAGATAAAACTGAATAA
- a CDS encoding RNA polymerase factor sigma-32, which yields MSEEKKVSQQYHPLVVTSTDENLPAVSNPALHRYLQEISQYELLSREETDELAVCFKETGDPDAAYRLVSSNLRLVVKVAMDFQKYWMQNFMDLIQEGNVGLVQATKKFDPYRGVKFSYYAAYWIRAYILKFIMDNWRLVKIGTTQAQRKLFFSLNKEKKLLEAQGFKPDVKLLAERLNVKESEVVEMGQRMDGWDVSLEAPVRNDSEDDQKSFLPHQGPGIEDIVAGHEVRDRISGVLARLDGDLNEKEKIILTERLLNDEPETLQTIADRFGISRERVRQIEANLLKKLKGIFEKELPDVKDFISSERIVPATGSDRA from the coding sequence ATGAGTGAGGAAAAGAAGGTCAGTCAACAGTATCATCCTCTCGTGGTGACGTCCACCGACGAGAACCTACCAGCAGTCAGTAATCCGGCCCTCCATCGCTATCTTCAGGAAATCAGTCAGTATGAACTCCTGAGTCGCGAAGAGACCGATGAACTGGCGGTTTGTTTTAAGGAAACCGGCGATCCCGATGCTGCCTATCGGTTGGTTTCGTCGAACCTGCGCCTGGTGGTCAAGGTGGCTATGGATTTCCAGAAATATTGGATGCAGAATTTCATGGATCTGATCCAGGAGGGGAATGTCGGCCTGGTTCAGGCAACCAAGAAGTTTGATCCCTATCGAGGGGTGAAATTTTCCTATTACGCCGCCTACTGGATCCGCGCCTATATCCTTAAATTCATCATGGATAATTGGCGGTTGGTGAAGATCGGCACAACCCAGGCCCAGCGTAAACTTTTCTTCAGTCTGAATAAAGAAAAAAAGCTGCTTGAGGCTCAGGGTTTTAAGCCTGATGTGAAACTGCTGGCTGAACGCCTGAACGTCAAAGAAAGCGAAGTCGTTGAGATGGGTCAACGCATGGACGGCTGGGATGTTTCGCTGGAAGCCCCGGTGCGTAATGACTCGGAAGATGACCAGAAGAGTTTTCTTCCTCATCAGGGACCGGGGATAGAGGATATCGTGGCCGGTCATGAAGTTCGGGATCGTATATCCGGTGTGTTAGCCCGGCTGGACGGTGACCTGAACGAGAAAGAAAAAATTATTCTGACAGAGCGCCTGCTGAATGATGAACCTGAGACCCTGCAGACCATTGCTGACAGGTTCGGTATCTCACGGGAACGAGTCAGGCAGATTGAAGCAAACCTTCTCAAAAAACTGAAAGGAATATTTGAGAAGGAATTGCCTGATGTCAAAGATTTTATCAGTTCCGAACGAATCGTGCCCGCAACCGGTTCCGACAGAGCGTAA
- the dnaB gene encoding replicative DNA helicase, whose protein sequence is MSDTPAFFENGGITPAASSPKMIPPQNVEAEQALLGTILIQDKALLKIVEILSPDDFYRDAHKAIFEVMVSLFERSEPHDLVTVTSLLRDQNKLEQVGGSGYLTSLTDVIPFTGMLVHHSRIIREKSILRRLIETSSDMAARCYDAQGDLEALVDKAEQTIFEIAQAKKKQGFEPMSKIVPKAFDRVTKLAERKEHITGISTGYDELDRMTAGLQSSDMIVLAGRPSMGKTALAMNMVQHAALINKVPVAVFSLEMSMEQLALRMLCSVGRIDAQRIRTGHLQDNDWPKLTRATGMLADSPIYIDDTAGMTVLEMRAKARRLKSEHDLGLVVVDYLQLMQGNSRIENRTQEISDISRSLKAMAKELDVPVIALSQLNRSLESRTDKRPQLSDLRESGAIEQDADVIMFIYRDEVYNKAEDNPNRGIAELIVGKQRNGPTGTVKLTFLGHITTFESYTAQEAPMGYE, encoded by the coding sequence TTGTCTGATACTCCAGCCTTTTTCGAGAACGGAGGCATCACACCTGCTGCTTCCTCCCCAAAAATGATTCCGCCACAGAATGTGGAAGCGGAACAGGCCCTTCTCGGTACCATCCTGATTCAGGATAAGGCTCTATTAAAGATTGTAGAGATCCTTTCTCCTGATGATTTTTATCGGGATGCCCATAAGGCAATTTTCGAGGTTATGGTCAGCCTTTTCGAACGCAGTGAGCCCCATGATCTGGTTACTGTGACGAGTTTGTTGCGTGATCAGAATAAGTTGGAGCAGGTCGGTGGCTCTGGCTATCTGACATCGCTTACCGATGTTATTCCTTTTACAGGAATGCTCGTTCATCATTCCAGGATTATACGGGAAAAGTCTATTCTTCGCAGGCTGATTGAGACCAGCAGCGATATGGCCGCTCGTTGTTACGATGCCCAGGGTGATCTTGAAGCCTTAGTGGATAAGGCAGAGCAGACTATTTTTGAAATAGCTCAAGCAAAGAAAAAACAGGGCTTTGAGCCCATGTCCAAGATTGTTCCCAAGGCTTTTGATCGGGTAACAAAACTGGCAGAGCGAAAGGAACATATTACCGGGATCTCCACCGGATACGACGAGCTGGATCGGATGACCGCCGGCCTGCAATCTTCTGATATGATTGTTCTTGCTGGAAGACCGTCCATGGGCAAGACGGCCTTGGCCATGAATATGGTGCAGCATGCCGCCCTGATCAATAAGGTACCGGTGGCAGTCTTCAGCCTGGAAATGTCCATGGAACAACTTGCCCTGCGTATGCTCTGCTCAGTGGGTCGGATTGACGCGCAACGGATTCGTACCGGGCATTTGCAGGATAACGACTGGCCTAAGCTGACCAGGGCCACAGGCATGCTTGCCGATTCCCCGATCTATATTGATGATACTGCCGGTATGACTGTTCTGGAGATGCGGGCCAAGGCCAGGCGGCTGAAATCAGAACATGACCTCGGTCTTGTGGTGGTTGATTATCTCCAGCTCATGCAGGGGAATTCCAGGATTGAAAATCGTACCCAGGAAATTAGTGATATCTCCCGTTCTCTCAAAGCGATGGCCAAAGAATTGGATGTCCCGGTCATTGCTTTGTCTCAGCTGAACCGGAGTCTGGAAAGTCGTACCGATAAGCGGCCTCAGCTTTCTGATCTTCGCGAATCGGGTGCAATCGAGCAAGATGCTGATGTTATTATGTTTATTTATAGGGATGAGGTTTATAATAAGGCGGAAGATAATCCCAATCGGGGTATTGCCGAGCTGATTGTTGGTAAACAGCGTAATGGTCCGACCGGTACAGTGAAATTAACCTTTCTTGGACATATTACCACCTTTGAAAGCTATACTGCTCAGGAAGCGCCCATGGGCTATGAATAG
- the leuS gene encoding leucine--tRNA ligase, translating into MSKTTQEPLRYDFKAIEAKWQQHWQEKKAYKANEDRGQEKYYLLEMFPYPSGRIHMGHVRNYSIGDVIARYKRMRGFNVLHPMGWDAFGLPAENAALKHGVHPAQWTYENINYMREQLKAMGLSYDWDREIATCHPEYYRWEQQVFLQLLEKGLVYRKKTTVNWCDDCVTVLAREQVIDGCCWRCDQQVVPKNMYGWFLKITDYADELLDDLEQLGGWPEKVVTMQRNWIGRSQGLACDFPVEGEDEKITIFTTRPDTIYGVTFMSLAVEHPLVDRLIAGTEHEQPVREFIEQTLVEKQRMAMDQEPEKHGVFTGKYCINPFNGDRVPIYVANFVLMEYGTGAVMAVPAHDQRDFDFSRKYDLPVRPVVQPEEKLDASTMEEAWEGDGILADSAEFSALTSAEAKKAIIAHAEEKGFGKQHITYRLRDWGISRQRYWGTPIPIIHCDACGAVPVPEDQLPVILPGSQPPYGSHAPLHQQEAFYTVTCPKCGQAAKRETDTMDTFMESSWYFGRYTSPRADAPIDKEAAQYWLAVDQYIGGVEHAILHLLYARFFTKLLRDLGYLSIDEPFNNLLTQGMVIKDGAKMSKSKGNVVDPHGLITQYGADTVRLFSLFAAPPERDLEWNAQGVEGSFRFLNRVFRLIHSHREDCFAASAEETGETVSIQVDKLLQTDRQLHRKTHQTIQRVTGSIETNFHFNTAISGVMELVNQITAATGDGVKQPVGQAVLREALQTVLVLLFPMVPHFCQELWELTGHNESLDHRLWPEHDPEAVKEDELTIVVQVNGKVRARLQVAADIGEEDIKQKALGDERVTNFIGDKAVKKIIVVKGKLVNIVI; encoded by the coding sequence ATGAGCAAGACAACGCAGGAACCCCTAAGATACGATTTTAAGGCCATTGAGGCAAAATGGCAGCAGCACTGGCAGGAAAAAAAAGCGTACAAGGCGAACGAAGACCGGGGCCAGGAGAAGTACTACCTGTTGGAGATGTTCCCCTATCCCTCCGGTCGGATTCACATGGGCCATGTCCGTAATTATTCCATCGGTGATGTGATTGCCCGCTATAAGAGGATGCGGGGCTTTAATGTGTTGCATCCCATGGGTTGGGACGCCTTTGGTCTGCCTGCGGAGAATGCCGCTTTGAAACACGGGGTTCATCCTGCTCAATGGACCTATGAAAATATTAACTATATGCGCGAGCAGCTCAAGGCCATGGGCCTGAGCTACGACTGGGATAGGGAGATCGCGACCTGTCATCCAGAGTATTATCGCTGGGAACAGCAGGTCTTTTTGCAGCTCCTGGAAAAGGGTCTGGTGTATCGGAAAAAGACCACGGTCAATTGGTGCGATGATTGTGTCACAGTTCTGGCTCGTGAGCAGGTCATTGACGGCTGCTGCTGGCGCTGCGATCAGCAGGTGGTCCCGAAAAATATGTATGGCTGGTTCCTTAAAATCACCGATTATGCTGATGAGCTTCTGGATGATCTGGAGCAGCTGGGCGGGTGGCCTGAAAAGGTGGTCACCATGCAGCGCAACTGGATCGGTAGAAGTCAGGGGCTTGCCTGTGATTTCCCGGTGGAAGGTGAAGACGAGAAAATCACGATTTTTACCACCCGACCAGATACTATCTACGGAGTGACCTTCATGTCGTTGGCTGTGGAGCATCCTCTTGTTGACAGGTTGATTGCCGGAACAGAGCATGAACAACCGGTTCGCGAGTTCATAGAACAGACCCTGGTAGAAAAACAGCGGATGGCCATGGATCAGGAACCGGAGAAGCATGGTGTCTTCACTGGAAAATACTGCATCAATCCCTTTAACGGCGATCGTGTACCCATCTATGTGGCTAATTTTGTGCTCATGGAATACGGTACTGGGGCGGTTATGGCCGTTCCTGCCCATGATCAACGAGATTTTGATTTTTCTCGTAAGTATGATTTACCTGTGCGTCCGGTGGTTCAGCCGGAGGAGAAGCTTGATGCTTCCACTATGGAGGAGGCCTGGGAAGGCGACGGCATTTTAGCTGATTCGGCGGAATTCAGTGCGCTGACTTCGGCAGAGGCGAAAAAAGCCATTATTGCCCATGCAGAAGAAAAAGGTTTCGGCAAGCAGCATATCACCTATCGTCTGCGGGACTGGGGAATTTCTCGCCAGCGCTACTGGGGCACGCCTATTCCGATTATTCATTGCGATGCCTGCGGCGCAGTACCTGTTCCTGAGGATCAGCTGCCTGTGATCTTGCCTGGTTCCCAGCCTCCGTACGGCAGTCATGCTCCCTTGCATCAGCAGGAGGCCTTTTATACCGTAACCTGTCCAAAATGTGGTCAAGCTGCAAAACGGGAAACCGATACTATGGATACCTTTATGGAGTCATCCTGGTATTTCGGTCGCTACACCAGTCCCCGCGCCGATGCACCCATTGATAAAGAAGCTGCTCAATACTGGCTGGCTGTAGATCAGTATATCGGCGGGGTGGAGCATGCAATCCTTCATTTGCTCTATGCCCGTTTCTTTACCAAGCTCCTTCGTGATCTTGGCTATCTCAGCATTGATGAGCCGTTTAATAATTTGCTCACCCAGGGCATGGTGATCAAGGACGGAGCCAAGATGTCCAAGTCCAAGGGGAATGTGGTGGATCCCCATGGTCTGATAACCCAGTACGGTGCAGACACTGTACGCCTTTTTTCTCTATTTGCGGCCCCGCCGGAGAGGGATCTGGAATGGAACGCCCAAGGGGTTGAGGGCAGTTTTCGTTTTCTTAATCGGGTGTTTCGCCTGATTCATTCTCATCGAGAAGATTGCTTTGCTGCTTCCGCCGAGGAGACAGGGGAAACCGTCTCGATACAGGTGGACAAGCTGTTGCAAACTGATCGCCAGCTCCATCGTAAAACCCACCAGACCATTCAGCGGGTCACAGGCAGTATTGAAACGAATTTTCATTTTAATACGGCCATTTCAGGGGTTATGGAGCTGGTTAATCAAATTACCGCTGCTACCGGAGACGGGGTAAAGCAGCCTGTTGGTCAAGCCGTGCTCAGAGAAGCGCTGCAAACCGTGTTGGTGCTTCTTTTTCCCATGGTACCCCATTTTTGCCAAGAACTCTGGGAGCTCACAGGTCATAATGAATCCTTGGATCACCGTCTATGGCCTGAGCATGATCCGGAGGCGGTCAAAGAAGATGAGCTGACCATTGTGGTGCAGGTGAATGGCAAGGTACGCGCCCGTTTACAGGTGGCTGCGGATATCGGCGAGGAGGATATCAAGCAGAAGGCTTTAGGTGATGAGAGGGTAACGAATTTTATCGGCGATAAGGCTGTGAAAAAAATTATTGTGGTTAAGGGTAAACTTGTTAATATTGTCATCTAG
- the lepA gene encoding translation elongation factor 4, which translates to MKNIRNFSVIAHIDHGKSTLSDRMIQLCGLVTAREFKDQLLDNMDIERERGITIKSQTICLPFIAADGQEYALNLVDTPGHVDFSYEVSRALAACEGALLLVDAAQGIEAQTLANLYLAMENDLEIIPVINKIDLPAAEPEKVADEIEEDLGLDGDIIQKCSAKTGVGVHDILEAIVTHLPPPEGDPDKPLECMIFDANYDPYRGTVISVRIINGTLRTGDQIYFMHNKTEYKVEEVGQFLLRRTPCKSLSAGQVGYIIAGVKTVSDTKPGDTITHKARPCPAPLPGFQEVQQVVFSSIYPISTDEYEELAAALEKLKLNDAALTFQKDTSAALGFGFRCGFLGLLHLEVVQERLEREFDISLILTVPSVRYQMELQDGTELTVDNPSHFPDPGAIARIEEPFIKATILIPERYMGVVMNLCMERRGENTNYHYPMPGRIEFSCELPLAEVIYDFYDKLKSVTQGYGSFDYEMIDYRVSDLVKLDILVNSEKVDALSQLTHRDRSRERGLKACESLKEEIPRQMFKIAIQAAIGGSVVARTNVAALRKDVTAKCYGGDISRKRKLLEKQKAGKKRMKTVGNVDIPQSAFLSVLKSEQ; encoded by the coding sequence ATGAAAAACATACGTAACTTCAGCGTAATCGCCCATATCGACCACGGCAAGTCCACCCTGTCCGACCGGATGATCCAGCTTTGCGGGCTAGTCACCGCCCGGGAATTTAAAGATCAGCTCCTCGATAACATGGACATCGAACGGGAACGGGGCATCACTATCAAGAGCCAGACCATCTGCCTTCCTTTTATAGCAGCGGACGGGCAGGAATATGCCTTAAACCTGGTCGACACCCCAGGCCATGTGGATTTCAGTTACGAAGTTTCCAGAGCCCTGGCTGCCTGCGAAGGCGCTCTGTTGCTCGTTGATGCGGCCCAGGGCATTGAGGCCCAAACGCTGGCTAATCTCTATCTGGCGATGGAGAATGATCTGGAAATCATCCCAGTGATCAACAAGATTGACCTGCCAGCAGCGGAACCGGAAAAGGTGGCTGATGAGATTGAGGAGGACCTGGGCCTGGATGGCGATATTATTCAAAAATGCTCAGCCAAGACTGGCGTGGGTGTACACGACATCCTAGAGGCTATTGTCACCCACCTGCCGCCCCCTGAAGGCGACCCTGACAAGCCCCTTGAATGCATGATATTTGACGCCAACTATGACCCCTACCGAGGCACGGTCATCTCGGTGCGCATCATCAACGGCACCCTCCGCACCGGCGACCAGATCTATTTCATGCACAACAAGACCGAGTACAAAGTGGAAGAGGTGGGCCAATTCCTCCTCCGGCGCACCCCGTGCAAAAGCCTGAGTGCCGGCCAGGTCGGCTATATTATTGCTGGCGTAAAAACGGTTTCCGATACCAAACCCGGCGACACCATCACCCACAAAGCCAGGCCCTGCCCTGCCCCGCTCCCCGGTTTTCAGGAAGTACAGCAGGTGGTCTTTTCCTCCATCTATCCGATTTCCACGGATGAGTACGAAGAGCTGGCCGCTGCTCTGGAAAAACTCAAGCTCAACGATGCGGCCCTGACCTTTCAAAAGGACACCTCTGCCGCCTTGGGTTTCGGCTTCCGCTGCGGCTTTCTCGGCCTCCTTCATCTGGAGGTTGTCCAGGAGCGACTGGAACGCGAATTCGACATATCCCTAATACTCACCGTGCCCTCAGTCCGCTATCAAATGGAACTCCAAGACGGTACAGAGCTGACAGTGGATAACCCCTCCCATTTTCCTGATCCCGGTGCTATCGCCCGGATTGAAGAACCCTTTATCAAGGCGACCATTCTGATCCCGGAACGCTACATGGGCGTGGTCATGAATCTCTGCATGGAGCGGCGGGGCGAGAACACCAACTACCATTACCCCATGCCGGGCCGGATCGAATTTTCCTGCGAGCTGCCCCTGGCCGAGGTGATCTATGATTTCTATGATAAACTGAAATCCGTGACCCAGGGCTATGGCTCCTTTGACTACGAAATGATTGACTACCGAGTCAGCGATCTGGTCAAACTGGACATCCTGGTCAACAGCGAAAAGGTAGATGCCCTGTCCCAGCTCACTCATCGGGATCGTTCCCGCGAACGCGGCCTCAAGGCCTGCGAGAGCCTGAAAGAGGAAATCCCGCGCCAGATGTTCAAGATAGCGATCCAGGCGGCCATCGGCGGCAGCGTCGTGGCCCGAACCAATGTTGCTGCTTTGCGTAAGGACGTGACCGCCAAATGCTACGGCGGTGATATTTCTCGTAAGCGGAAGCTGCTGGAGAAGCAGAAGGCGGGTAAGAAGCGGATGAAGACGGTGGGTAATGTGGACATTCCGCAGTCTGCGTTTTTGTCGGTTTTGAAGTCGGAGCAGTAA
- a CDS encoding DegT/DnrJ/EryC1/StrS family aminotransferase, translating into MKVPLLDLQPQTEFFREQIIKEVTEVVDSTCYILGPKVAKLEQEIAEYGGAAAAIGVSSGTDALVASLMALELEPGDQVLTTPYTFFATMGSIIRVGAVPVFADVDARTLNLDPVKAAEILASDAAGERKVKAIMPVHLFGQCADMTALMSLARQYDIPVIEDAAQAIGAEYPFIGSAEFENGGEVVWKKAGSMGLAGCFSFFPSKNLGGVGDGGIITTCDLDFAEILRCYRNHGAKPKYYHSKIGGNFRLDPLQAAVLSVKLPYLEKWHQQRRKNSEQYRELFAQAGLTREQIALPEAVYSTAPGAEQHNIHIYNQFVVRTSRRDALRQYLQEKSIGCEVYYPVCLHQQKCLESYGTYNTLSFPVAEQASRESLALPIYPELRVEQQEYVVETIADFFRS; encoded by the coding sequence ATGAAGGTACCTCTTTTAGATCTGCAACCGCAGACAGAGTTTTTTCGTGAGCAAATTATTAAGGAAGTAACTGAGGTTGTTGATTCAACCTGTTATATCCTCGGGCCTAAGGTGGCTAAACTGGAGCAGGAAATTGCCGAATACGGCGGTGCTGCTGCGGCCATCGGGGTTTCCAGCGGCACAGATGCCTTGGTGGCCAGCCTGATGGCCTTGGAACTTGAGCCCGGTGATCAGGTGCTGACCACGCCCTATACCTTCTTTGCCACTATGGGCTCGATTATTCGGGTGGGTGCTGTGCCGGTTTTTGCCGACGTGGATGCGCGAACCCTGAATCTTGATCCTGTCAAGGCCGCTGAAATTCTGGCGTCCGATGCAGCCGGAGAGCGAAAGGTTAAGGCGATCATGCCGGTGCATCTTTTCGGGCAATGCGCGGACATGACTGCGCTCATGTCTCTGGCTCGTCAGTACGATATTCCGGTTATTGAGGATGCTGCCCAGGCCATTGGTGCAGAGTATCCTTTTATAGGCTCAGCTGAGTTTGAGAACGGTGGAGAGGTGGTGTGGAAAAAGGCTGGCTCTATGGGGCTTGCAGGCTGTTTTTCTTTTTTCCCCTCCAAGAATCTCGGTGGGGTAGGGGATGGCGGTATCATCACTACCTGTGATCTTGATTTTGCCGAGATTTTGCGTTGTTATCGCAATCACGGGGCAAAGCCCAAGTATTATCATTCCAAGATCGGGGGAAATTTTCGTCTTGATCCGCTTCAGGCTGCTGTGCTCAGTGTCAAGCTCCCCTATCTTGAAAAATGGCATCAGCAACGTCGGAAAAACAGCGAGCAATACCGTGAACTTTTTGCGCAGGCCGGGCTGACCAGAGAGCAGATAGCGCTACCGGAAGCTGTCTATAGTACTGCTCCGGGTGCGGAACAGCATAATATCCATATCTATAATCAGTTCGTTGTCCGTACATCGCGCCGTGATGCTTTGCGGCAGTATTTGCAGGAAAAGTCCATCGGCTGCGAGGTCTATTATCCGGTTTGTCTGCATCAACAGAAATGTCTGGAGTCATACGGTACCTATAATACCTTATCATTTCCCGTGGCTGAGCAGGCAAGCAGGGAGTCTTTGGCCCTGCCGATCTATCCGGAACTGCGTGTTGAGCAGCAGGAATATGTTGTTGAGACTATAGCTGATTTTTTTCGTTCGTAG
- the rplI gene encoding 50S ribosomal protein L9, translated as MEIILKKTIDTLGREGEIVNVKPGYARNYLIPQKMASTVNKAGLARLQREQEIIEKRRAEEQKNAEKLAAQLENMTVVITRKVGREGRLFGSVNTGDIADQLEAQGVTLDRRSIMLADPLKSTGEAKITVKVGYQMSTEITVQIAPEMSED; from the coding sequence ATGGAAATTATACTGAAAAAAACAATTGATACCCTCGGACGAGAAGGGGAAATTGTTAACGTGAAGCCTGGTTATGCGCGCAATTATCTTATTCCGCAAAAGATGGCTTCCACTGTGAACAAGGCCGGACTGGCACGTTTGCAGAGAGAGCAGGAAATAATTGAGAAGCGACGTGCAGAAGAGCAGAAAAATGCGGAAAAGCTTGCTGCACAGCTTGAGAATATGACCGTTGTCATCACCCGTAAGGTAGGCCGGGAAGGTCGCCTGTTCGGCTCTGTTAATACTGGGGATATTGCGGATCAGCTTGAGGCTCAGGGTGTTACGCTGGACCGCAGGTCGATTATGCTGGCGGATCCCCTGAAGAGCACCGGTGAGGCAAAGATTACAGTGAAAGTCGGTTATCAGATGAGCACCGAGATCACTGTTCAGATCGCTCCGGAAATGTCAGAGGATTGA